Proteins encoded in a region of the Candidatus Nitrosomarinus catalina genome:
- the hsp14 gene encoding archaeal heat shock protein Hsp14: MGLMKEMMKEIGNKSREFYEFVLPPIDMHLTDENLKVVIDIPGFSKKDIKLTLCGDILSIKAKKVMDEKDSKTLISNQRPNMINKKIRLPIEIKEGEEKIESAKYEDGVLVLVIPVTKKSKNITIE, translated from the coding sequence ATGGGATTAATGAAAGAAATGATGAAAGAAATTGGAAACAAATCTAGAGAATTTTATGAATTTGTTTTACCGCCAATAGATATGCATCTAACTGATGAAAATCTTAAAGTGGTAATCGATATTCCAGGATTTTCAAAAAAAGATATCAAACTAACTTTATGCGGCGATATTCTTTCTATAAAGGCTAAAAAAGTTATGGATGAAAAAGATTCAAAAACATTAATTTCAAATCAGCGACCAAACATGATTAATAAAAAAATTAGATTGCCAATTGAAATTAAAGAAGGTGAAGAAAAAATTGAATCAGCAAAATATGAAGATGGTGTTTTAGTGTTGGTAATTCCAGTAACTAAAAAATCAAAAAATATTACAATTGAATAA
- a CDS encoding ABC transporter ATP-binding protein produces MVGSSGSGKSTLLNMIGLLDSPTNGEIFIDETNTTSLNDDQISSFRNKKLGFIFQFSNLLSDLSVLENILLPIQIAGTNSSSEKEARDLLKAVGLEDQVQKRANKISGGQAQRVAIARGLINKPSIVLADEPTGNLDSVTSQLIVDLMKSMAKKLNQTFVIVTHDRHHFGDVDKVITIKDGKAFEDEEHSTMEITV; encoded by the coding sequence ATTGTTGGAAGTTCAGGATCTGGAAAATCTACATTATTGAATATGATTGGGCTTTTAGATAGCCCAACAAATGGTGAAATTTTCATTGATGAAACAAATACTACTAGTCTTAATGATGATCAAATTTCTTCTTTCAGAAATAAGAAATTAGGTTTTATTTTTCAATTTTCTAACCTTTTATCTGATCTTTCAGTTTTAGAAAATATATTATTGCCAATACAAATTGCTGGAACTAATTCAAGTTCTGAAAAAGAAGCTCGAGATTTACTTAAAGCAGTTGGTTTAGAGGATCAAGTCCAAAAACGAGCCAATAAAATCTCAGGTGGACAAGCTCAAAGAGTAGCTATAGCAAGAGGCTTAATCAACAAACCTTCAATTGTTTTAGCTGATGAACCAACAGGCAATCTTGATTCAGTAACATCACAACTAATTGTTGATTTGATGAAATCAATGGCAAAAAAACTTAATCAAACTTTTGTAATTGTTACTCACGATAGGCATCATTTTGGTGATGTTGATAAAGTTATTACAATTAAAGATGGTAAAGCATTTGAAGATGAAGAACATTCAACAATGGAGATTACTGTATAA
- a CDS encoding ABC transporter permease, which yields MDYRMKLAKRMLFNKRGSLIGAVLAVTIGILVIHVNFVIFQGLFDAIVRDISEYRNGDILVTNEDDYIDKSDSSIVSWFERISYVVAATPRLSATAEMEITKNGNLIEKTRIPVVGVDPFNDIRASTVHETVTEGTYVFSRNSIVLGNTVSNDLGGAVVGDNVKVTIIDRWGEEQTKRFTVSGIAKSPGGQGFDYSAVIHIDTLRDMTNREGQTGSIMVKLNDPTKAFEVKEFFLLSFPNDDFLAETIEESAEQQLAGFRSGIAMINMIGYFGMMSSAFAIVTIQMMLVNGKTKEIGVMRAIGAKRKDILIIFIFQGMLIGAIGAGVGTATGLGYTIYAKETKMSFNNSLPLEVSYNWEKIIQTALASFILAIIASLYPSYRATKLLPVEAMRTG from the coding sequence ATGGATTACCGAATGAAATTAGCAAAAAGAATGCTTTTCAACAAAAGAGGTAGTTTGATCGGTGCAGTTTTAGCTGTAACAATCGGAATTTTAGTTATTCACGTAAATTTTGTAATTTTTCAGGGACTTTTTGATGCAATTGTTAGAGATATCAGTGAATATCGTAATGGCGATATTCTTGTAACCAATGAAGATGACTACATCGATAAATCTGATTCGTCTATTGTAAGTTGGTTTGAAAGAATTTCTTATGTTGTAGCGGCGACTCCCCGGCTTTCAGCAACAGCAGAAATGGAAATAACAAAGAATGGAAATTTAATTGAAAAAACTAGAATACCTGTAGTGGGTGTTGATCCATTCAATGACATTAGAGCATCAACTGTTCATGAAACTGTCACAGAAGGAACTTATGTTTTCTCAAGAAATTCTATTGTTTTAGGAAATACTGTTTCAAATGATCTTGGAGGAGCTGTAGTTGGTGATAATGTCAAAGTTACAATTATTGATAGATGGGGTGAAGAACAAACAAAAAGATTTACTGTATCTGGAATTGCAAAATCACCAGGTGGTCAAGGATTTGATTATAGTGCAGTTATACATATTGACACATTACGTGATATGACAAATAGAGAAGGTCAGACAGGATCAATTATGGTAAAATTAAATGATCCAACTAAAGCATTTGAAGTCAAAGAATTCTTCCTACTATCATTTCCAAATGATGATTTTCTAGCAGAAACTATTGAGGAATCTGCTGAACAACAACTTGCTGGTTTTAGATCTGGTATTGCAATGATTAACATGATTGGTTACTTTGGAATGATGTCCTCAGCATTTGCAATTGTCACAATTCAAATGATGTTAGTAAATGGAAAAACTAAGGAAATTGGTGTAATGAGAGCAATTGGTGCAAAAAGAAAAGATATTTTGATAATTTTTATTTTTCAAGGTATGTTAATTGGGGCAATTGGTGCTGGAGTTGGAACTGCTACTGGATTAGGATACACAATTTACGCAAAAGAAACAAAAATGTCTTTCAATAACAGTTTGCCACTTGAAGTTAGTTACAATTGGGAAAAAATTATTCAAACAGCTCTGGCATCATTCATCTTAGCCATCATTGCTTCACTATACCCATCGTATAGAGCAACAAAATTACTACCTGTGGAGGCGATGAGAACTGGCTAA
- a CDS encoding COG1361 S-layer family protein, translated as MNSKLLLTLFLIGLSPLFISSSFADWKDGPIQSGNFGDSAFERDFGDVKLLDAYFGTLNSKIEVGSGDNNVPFTIEFANVGTQDITGIEGKLSLPFGFSGSDGPGSTIDANTNTNSLAGTNFHLTFYVNIDENIDIQQYSGTVKVDYSRLRESGVRSSFSTFDFKVTGDSTINVRASETFLTSLKSNNILIDIVNDGTAPMSAVDVTIDNAQTSLSSNTASITNIENVLILESSWDLGNIGAKSYDSFTADVYVPESLKGDTLRIPLSITYYNTHGDKETISKILDFYIRGLIDLTVFNVKVIELSGTQMVIGEIINEGNEDALFGFVTLNANDNSNIKSNTQFIDEIETDAPVPFNIPIEFEGEPEYGEHDVTITVRYKDSVRDEIFLPYETTILVNEISPVEEDSFNSGYVAIPIIIVIGIVVFMIRRRKNKNNQK; from the coding sequence ATGAATTCTAAATTGCTATTAACTTTATTTTTAATTGGACTTTCCCCATTGTTTATTTCATCTTCATTTGCTGATTGGAAAGATGGACCAATACAATCTGGAAACTTTGGTGATTCAGCATTTGAAAGAGATTTTGGCGATGTAAAATTATTAGATGCATATTTTGGTACACTGAATAGCAAAATAGAAGTTGGTAGTGGGGATAACAATGTTCCATTTACAATTGAATTTGCTAATGTAGGAACTCAGGATATTACTGGAATTGAAGGAAAACTCTCATTACCATTTGGATTTTCAGGTTCAGATGGACCTGGTTCAACAATTGATGCTAACACCAACACTAATTCTTTAGCTGGAACAAATTTCCATTTGACTTTTTATGTAAATATTGATGAAAATATTGACATTCAACAATATTCTGGAACTGTTAAAGTTGATTATTCCAGATTAAGAGAGTCGGGTGTTAGATCATCATTTTCTACTTTTGACTTTAAAGTAACTGGAGATAGTACAATTAACGTTAGAGCATCTGAAACATTTCTTACTTCATTGAAATCAAATAATATTCTAATAGATATTGTTAATGATGGAACTGCACCAATGTCTGCAGTTGATGTTACTATAGATAATGCACAAACATCACTTTCATCTAATACCGCATCTATTACAAATATTGAGAATGTTTTGATTCTTGAGTCTAGTTGGGATTTGGGAAATATTGGTGCAAAATCATATGATTCCTTTACTGCTGATGTTTATGTCCCTGAATCATTGAAAGGTGATACTCTTCGAATTCCATTATCTATTACATATTATAATACACATGGTGATAAAGAAACTATTTCAAAAATTCTTGATTTCTACATTCGAGGTTTGATTGATCTTACTGTTTTCAATGTAAAAGTCATTGAATTATCTGGAACACAAATGGTAATTGGTGAAATAATCAATGAAGGAAACGAAGATGCATTATTTGGTTTTGTAACTCTTAATGCCAACGATAATTCTAACATTAAATCTAATACTCAATTTATTGATGAAATCGAAACAGATGCACCAGTTCCATTTAATATTCCAATAGAATTTGAGGGTGAACCAGAATATGGTGAGCATGATGTTACAATTACTGTAAGATACAAAGATAGTGTAAGGGATGAAATTTTCCTTCCCTATGAAACTACAATTTTAGTTAATGAAATTTCTCCTGTTGAAGAAGATAGTTTTAATTCTGGATATGTGGCAATTCCTATAATAATTGTAATTGGAATTGTGGTCTTTATGATTCGTAGGCGTAAAAATAAGAACAATCAAAAATAA
- a CDS encoding pantoate kinase, with product MMATAFCPAHITGFFKAELSKKDSKQLGSLGAGFSIEKGVKTTVTVREKTKHDISNFTIKVNGFESGDMKVSELILSKFSAEGKFVNIIHEIEVPVGYGFGCSAAVALSLAIALNDALKSKLSRIEVAQIAHDVEIECKTGLGDVLASYHGGFEIRDKPGAPGIGHVQKINLNKISIIMICFSPISTSKFIKERLSEINGLGGKMVNELLESKNYEHFQEMSLEFAKYVNVMTPRMQKVVNELSNNNIKCGIALFGETIFSMIPKENEENVLKILKKFSDGIIIKSKLDDVGARILNN from the coding sequence ATTATGGCAACAGCATTTTGTCCAGCCCACATCACAGGTTTCTTTAAGGCTGAATTAAGCAAAAAAGATTCAAAACAATTAGGCTCACTGGGTGCAGGATTTTCCATAGAAAAAGGTGTAAAAACTACAGTTACAGTTAGAGAGAAAACAAAACATGACATTTCAAATTTTACAATCAAAGTCAATGGTTTTGAATCAGGAGATATGAAAGTGTCAGAATTAATTCTAAGCAAATTTTCGGCAGAAGGGAAATTTGTAAATATTATACACGAAATTGAAGTTCCTGTTGGATATGGATTTGGATGCAGTGCAGCAGTTGCATTATCACTTGCAATTGCATTAAATGATGCATTAAAATCTAAATTATCTAGAATTGAAGTTGCACAAATAGCACATGATGTTGAAATAGAATGTAAAACAGGATTAGGAGACGTTTTAGCATCATATCATGGTGGATTTGAAATTAGAGACAAACCAGGTGCACCAGGAATTGGACATGTTCAAAAAATTAATTTAAATAAAATTTCTATAATCATGATATGTTTTTCTCCAATTTCAACAAGTAAATTTATCAAAGAAAGATTATCAGAAATTAATGGTCTTGGTGGAAAAATGGTCAATGAATTATTGGAATCAAAGAATTATGAACATTTTCAAGAAATGTCTTTAGAATTTGCAAAATATGTAAATGTGATGACACCTAGAATGCAAAAAGTAGTCAATGAATTATCAAATAATAATATTAAATGTGGTATAGCATTATTTGGCGAAACAATTTTTTCAATGATTCCAAAAGAAAACGAAGAAAATGTTTTAAAAATCTTAAAAAAATTTTCGGATGGAATAATTATAAAATCAAAATTAGATGATGTAGGTGCTAGAATTCTTAATAATTAA
- a CDS encoding phosphate signaling complex PhoU family protein — protein sequence MTTFTRRLQKIGSSILVSLPKEWIDANELSKSNQVEIETNQNNLSIRTQLSKRPSKEVEISYPLSEGEGIVPTITGAYLLGFDIIRIVGKSSISINDRENVRGSMRKLVGLEIIDEDATNISVQFLLDETSINPQNILKRMSSIALGMFNDVVLALKNGDKTNLETIANRDAEINRQYFLLVRLIRSTIMDTRLAGIFNLENIDILDYRIAANTLEIAGDTVVELSKSLIKSNLSKNELKKLYDFAKDIDEIQIKSIDSFISNNRMLAINAIRLQKTNSAKITKIRSSLESEKQISLPLFDLIYMFEKILQSWSDITDLVKPSYQ from the coding sequence TTGACTACGTTCACTCGACGCCTACAAAAAATTGGTAGCAGTATTCTTGTTTCTCTTCCAAAAGAATGGATTGATGCAAATGAACTAAGTAAAAGTAATCAAGTTGAAATCGAAACAAATCAAAATAATCTCTCAATTAGAACACAACTAAGTAAGAGGCCTTCAAAAGAAGTTGAAATTTCATATCCTTTATCAGAAGGTGAGGGTATTGTGCCAACAATTACAGGTGCGTATCTTTTAGGATTTGACATAATACGTATTGTGGGAAAATCCTCAATCTCAATTAATGATAGAGAAAATGTTCGTGGTTCAATGAGAAAATTAGTTGGACTAGAAATTATTGACGAAGATGCAACAAATATCTCCGTTCAATTCTTACTAGATGAAACATCAATCAATCCACAAAATATCTTAAAACGAATGAGTTCAATTGCACTTGGAATGTTTAATGATGTTGTATTAGCATTAAAAAATGGGGATAAAACAAATCTTGAAACAATTGCAAATCGTGATGCTGAAATTAATAGACAATATTTTCTTCTTGTAAGATTAATTCGAAGTACTATAATGGATACTAGACTAGCTGGAATTTTTAATTTAGAAAATATTGATATTCTTGATTACAGAATTGCTGCAAACACGCTTGAAATAGCAGGTGATACAGTTGTAGAATTATCTAAATCACTGATTAAATCAAATTTATCTAAAAACGAATTAAAAAAATTATATGATTTTGCAAAAGACATAGACGAAATACAAATTAAATCAATTGATTCATTTATTTCTAATAATAGAATGCTTGCAATTAATGCAATTAGATTACAAAAAACTAACTCTGCAAAAATTACAAAAATACGTTCCTCTTTAGAAAGTGAGAAGCAAATATCTTTGCCATTGTTTGATTTGATCTATATGTTTGAAAAGATTTTACAATCCTGGTCTGATATTACTGATTTGGTTAAACCAAGTTATCAATAA
- the tmk gene encoding dTMP kinase: protein MIIVIEGGDQAGKLTQSVLLQKFLRKQKIKTKLFHFPDYETPIGKEIRKYLDGKRKFPPQVIHCLLAANRWEKFDEIIKSKEKNSVLIMNRYYQSNLVYGLANGLKQKWLESLDDGLPKADLVILLDVTQKESFSRSPRNEKGKIMKRDEFEKNEQFSRKISKLYRTTAKKKHWKIIDASKTKLEIHEEIVKAFSKKLGI, encoded by the coding sequence ATGATAATTGTCATTGAAGGTGGAGATCAGGCAGGAAAATTGACTCAGTCAGTTTTATTACAAAAATTTCTTAGAAAACAAAAAATCAAAACAAAATTATTTCATTTTCCTGATTATGAAACTCCAATAGGTAAAGAAATTAGAAAGTATCTAGATGGAAAACGTAAATTTCCCCCACAAGTAATTCATTGTCTTTTAGCAGCTAATAGATGGGAAAAATTTGATGAAATAATAAAATCAAAAGAAAAAAATTCTGTTTTGATAATGAATAGATATTACCAATCTAACTTAGTTTATGGGCTAGCAAATGGTTTAAAACAAAAATGGCTTGAAAGTCTCGATGATGGTTTACCAAAAGCTGATCTTGTAATATTACTTGATGTTACACAGAAAGAATCTTTTTCACGTTCACCTCGAAATGAAAAAGGAAAAATTATGAAGAGAGATGAATTTGAAAAAAATGAACAATTTTCAAGAAAAATATCTAAACTTTATCGTACTACTGCAAAGAAAAAACATTGGAAAATCATTGATGCATCAAAAACTAAATTAGAAATTCATGAAGAAATTGTCAAAGCATTTTCAAAGAAACTGGGAATATGA
- a CDS encoding ABC1 kinase family protein, whose product MYAIRTVKILIKLLPSILALRKDRKKWINQNKNEIDPTQFKKNATKVLETFISLGPVYIKLGQWLSSRADILPQPYLQELSKLQDSVPAAPFEQVKPIIEKDIGLINEKFDNIDPTSISGASLGQVYRGSISGQQIVIKVKRPGIEKVVEKDLKILKKILPLALRFVDSNLRYSAKTMLSQFIETIHEELDYTNESKNLKEIKNDMANNSKVIVPSVFDDFSSKNVLTMEYLPGIKVTNVEALDKKNIDRQQLVIDVHQIFFTMLLKHSIFHADPHPGNISVTDEGKLILYDYGMVGRINNKTRINLIRLYLALVEKNPSRVVSAMDDLKMLTPDYNRSVIEKGIELSIRSMHGDKPDEMEVESLMELANKTMSKFPFILPKNLALYLRMASIIEGIYKTHDVDFKFLKVLKNILEQENLITGAYLEELKISFDSFLKSINSTLRVGSDMEKLMNEVEVYMKKRKPVVLISGSIFSSAIFIGSVLLFQSNEYFGTIGMISSGIIMGISALLRKY is encoded by the coding sequence ATGTATGCCATTAGAACCGTAAAAATTTTGATTAAACTTTTGCCATCTATTTTGGCATTGCGTAAAGACAGAAAGAAATGGATCAATCAAAATAAAAATGAAATTGATCCAACTCAATTTAAAAAAAATGCAACTAAAGTTCTTGAAACTTTTATTTCATTGGGGCCAGTTTACATAAAATTAGGACAATGGTTATCATCTAGAGCAGATATTTTACCACAACCATATTTACAAGAATTATCAAAATTACAAGATAGTGTACCTGCTGCTCCTTTTGAACAAGTAAAACCAATAATTGAAAAAGATATTGGATTGATAAATGAAAAATTTGATAATATTGATCCAACTTCTATTTCAGGAGCATCATTAGGACAAGTGTATAGAGGGTCAATTTCTGGTCAACAAATAGTAATTAAAGTAAAAAGACCCGGAATTGAAAAAGTAGTTGAAAAAGATCTTAAAATTCTAAAAAAAATACTGCCATTGGCATTAAGATTTGTTGATTCAAATTTAAGATACTCAGCCAAAACAATGCTCTCACAATTCATTGAAACAATTCATGAAGAATTAGATTATACTAATGAATCCAAAAATCTTAAAGAAATTAAAAATGATATGGCAAACAATTCTAAGGTAATTGTACCCTCAGTTTTTGATGACTTTTCTTCAAAAAATGTACTTACCATGGAATATTTGCCTGGAATTAAAGTCACAAATGTAGAAGCCCTAGATAAAAAAAACATCGATAGACAACAATTAGTCATTGACGTTCATCAGATTTTTTTCACAATGCTTTTGAAACATTCAATTTTTCATGCAGATCCGCATCCAGGAAATATTTCAGTTACTGATGAAGGAAAATTAATTCTATATGACTATGGAATGGTTGGAAGAATAAATAACAAAACACGAATTAATTTAATCCGATTGTATCTTGCACTAGTGGAAAAGAATCCCTCAAGAGTAGTTTCTGCAATGGATGATCTCAAAATGTTAACTCCTGATTACAATAGATCGGTAATTGAAAAAGGAATTGAATTATCAATTCGTTCTATGCATGGTGATAAACCTGATGAAATGGAAGTGGAAAGTTTGATGGAATTAGCAAATAAAACTATGAGTAAATTTCCATTTATCTTACCAAAAAATTTGGCATTATATTTGAGAATGGCTTCAATTATTGAAGGAATTTACAAAACACATGACGTTGATTTTAAATTTTTAAAAGTTTTAAAAAATATTTTAGAACAAGAAAATTTAATCACAGGTGCATATCTTGAAGAATTAAAAATTTCTTTTGATAGTTTTCTAAAATCAATCAATTCAACTTTGAGAGTTGGTTCAGATATGGAGAAACTAATGAATGAAGTTGAAGTATATATGAAAAAACGTAAACCAGTTGTGTTGATTAGTGGAAGTATTTTTTCTTCTGCTATTTTCATTGGTTCTGTGTTATTATTTCAATCAAATGAATATTTTGGAACAATTGGAATGATTAGTTCTGGTATTATTATGGGAATATCTGCATTACTACGAAAATATTAG
- a CDS encoding HD domain-containing protein — protein MKKNYLDIIDPIHDFIRVYDYELPIIDSPLFQRLRRIKQLSGAHLTYPSAQHSRFEHSLGVMHIATEAGFALNEKEFLNSDDVQILRLASLLHDIGHGPFSHLFEEIIQEKKISHEDFGKKIILKSEIGDILSKTGFDKKLIAQIAFGESKFQYLNEIVSGALSADMMDYLLRDGYFTGAEHAKVDHKRITQSLSVHKKKIALERSALYSFESMMHSRYQMFKAVYFHKTVRAAEVMLIQALRLSDDEFGFTSFNLNEYVELTDEFVLSSIISSKSSKLKKAKKLAEDYQNRKLLKCVFERILTSQKNLKKTRTDELRLEISKKSHIDENEIYVDSSVTPSIPLAPSKNESKSITLISTENGKASAKELPISEIPVVSAISGFMNILRIYTHDKYRKKVEIAAKSILGDLE, from the coding sequence ATGAAAAAAAATTACTTAGACATTATTGATCCAATTCATGATTTTATTCGTGTATATGATTATGAGCTTCCGATAATTGATAGTCCTCTTTTTCAAAGATTAAGACGTATCAAACAACTTTCTGGAGCACATTTGACTTACCCTTCTGCCCAGCATAGTCGATTTGAACATTCACTTGGTGTTATGCATATTGCTACTGAAGCAGGATTTGCATTAAATGAGAAGGAATTTCTAAATTCTGACGATGTTCAGATTTTACGCCTAGCAAGTCTTTTACATGACATAGGACATGGACCTTTCTCTCATTTATTTGAAGAAATAATTCAAGAAAAAAAAATTTCTCATGAGGATTTTGGTAAAAAAATAATTTTAAAATCTGAAATTGGTGATATTTTATCTAAAACTGGATTTGATAAAAAACTAATTGCACAAATCGCTTTTGGAGAATCAAAATTTCAATATCTCAATGAAATTGTCTCTGGGGCGTTAAGTGCAGACATGATGGATTATTTACTTAGAGATGGTTATTTCACTGGAGCTGAACATGCAAAGGTTGATCACAAAAGAATTACACAGTCACTTAGTGTACATAAGAAAAAAATTGCATTAGAACGTTCAGCATTGTATTCTTTTGAATCTATGATGCATTCTAGATATCAGATGTTCAAAGCAGTATATTTTCATAAAACAGTTCGTGCTGCAGAAGTCATGTTAATCCAAGCATTAAGATTATCTGATGATGAATTTGGTTTTACATCTTTTAATCTAAATGAATATGTAGAATTAACAGATGAATTTGTTTTATCATCTATCATTTCATCTAAATCTTCAAAACTCAAAAAAGCCAAAAAATTAGCTGAGGATTATCAAAATAGGAAATTACTCAAATGTGTATTTGAGAGAATTCTTACAAGCCAAAAAAATCTGAAAAAAACTAGGACAGATGAATTACGCCTTGAAATTTCAAAGAAATCTCATATTGATGAAAATGAAATCTATGTTGACAGTTCTGTCACTCCCTCTATCCCACTTGCACCATCAAAAAATGAATCCAAGTCAATAACATTAATTTCTACAGAAAATGGAAAAGCATCTGCAAAAGAACTCCCAATTTCAGAAATACCAGTGGTTTCAGCCATTTCAGGCTTTATGAACATACTTAGAATCTACACTCATGATAAATACAGGAAAAAAGTTGAAATTGCAGCAAAATCGATACTAGGTGATTTAGAATGA
- a CDS encoding AsnC family transcriptional regulator encodes MDNFDIQILSRLLNNCRESDRQIGIELGMSGGAVNSRIRKMQKLEIIEKFVVKVEPPVLGYGVLYFVISGENMKEVLEQVSLVGEPHFVAPCVGGITVCSIIVKENLEQKIELAKKLMKDFKVLSIFEAENPGFKTNLTKTDLQILDELIKDPREKIETLAKNTRMSTKTITRCIDKLQKNEGIQFTTVYDPKKIKKFIPYAIITWIEGDLKETLERMNKEFSNAYLQIPFIAKNQIVLFLYSNNIYKIDELTQKVRNLKNIKSADLFIPKKISFYDNWIKKTIIDFKKSSKLHLTYQTN; translated from the coding sequence ATGGACAATTTTGATATACAGATTCTAAGTAGATTATTAAACAATTGTAGAGAATCTGACAGGCAAATAGGAATAGAATTAGGAATGTCTGGAGGAGCTGTTAACTCAAGGATACGTAAAATGCAGAAACTAGAGATTATTGAAAAATTTGTAGTGAAAGTTGAACCACCAGTCTTAGGATACGGTGTGTTGTATTTTGTAATATCAGGAGAAAATATGAAAGAAGTATTAGAACAAGTTAGCTTAGTAGGAGAACCTCATTTTGTGGCACCTTGTGTTGGTGGAATTACAGTTTGTAGTATAATTGTAAAAGAAAATTTAGAACAAAAAATCGAACTTGCGAAAAAACTAATGAAGGATTTTAAAGTATTATCAATCTTTGAAGCAGAAAATCCAGGATTTAAAACAAATCTAACAAAAACAGATTTACAAATTTTAGATGAATTAATAAAAGATCCTAGAGAAAAAATTGAAACTCTTGCAAAAAATACAAGAATGTCAACAAAAACAATTACAAGATGTATTGACAAATTACAAAAAAATGAAGGAATTCAATTTACCACAGTATATGATCCTAAAAAAATAAAAAAATTTATCCCATATGCAATCATCACATGGATTGAAGGGGATTTAAAAGAAACATTAGAAAGAATGAATAAAGAATTTTCTAATGCATATTTACAAATTCCTTTTATTGCAAAAAATCAAATTGTCTTATTTTTGTATAGTAATAATATTTACAAAATAGATGAACTAACACAAAAAGTCAGAAATCTTAAAAATATTAAATCTGCAGATCTATTTATTCCTAAAAAGATTTCATTTTACGATAACTGGATAAAAAAGACAATTATAGATTTTAAAAAATCATCTAAACTACATTTGACGTACCAAACAAATTAA
- a CDS encoding NUDIX hydrolase, with product MKKEKLYKGKLFELNAYYMKVEHRKVRREVIEHPGAAAMLAFDEKGKVLLVKQHRYPHGYILEIPAGTLEKKEKPIDCAYRELIEETGYEAKKMTKLISYFPSVGYNKEEIHIFVASGTKKKFDLKLDNDEFITVVKMDIKKLIGMIKSGKIIDSKTICAVMVYAAKKKLL from the coding sequence GTGAAAAAAGAAAAACTGTACAAAGGAAAATTATTTGAATTAAATGCATATTATATGAAAGTAGAGCATAGAAAAGTTCGTAGAGAAGTTATTGAACATCCAGGTGCTGCTGCAATGCTTGCTTTTGATGAAAAAGGTAAAGTTTTGCTAGTTAAACAACATCGATATCCACATGGTTATATTCTAGAAATTCCAGCCGGTACTTTAGAAAAAAAAGAGAAACCAATTGATTGTGCCTATAGGGAATTAATTGAGGAAACGGGATATGAAGCCAAAAAAATGACTAAATTAATTTCATATTTTCCATCAGTAGGCTATAACAAAGAAGAAATTCATATTTTTGTAGCATCAGGTACAAAAAAGAAATTTGATTTAAAATTAGATAATGATGAATTCATTACTGTTGTAAAAATGGATATTAAAAAATTAATTGGAATGATAAAATCTGGAAAAATTATTGATTCCAAAACAATTTGTGCAGTAATGGTTTACGCTGCAAAGAAAAAATTATTGTAA